A window of the Brachyhypopomus gauderio isolate BG-103 chromosome 14, BGAUD_0.2, whole genome shotgun sequence genome harbors these coding sequences:
- the LOC143474595 gene encoding uncharacterized protein LOC143474595 yields the protein MQPCLVPGLLFAVHWVTGAVVGQGSSSGMNRPVECCLKTSDKKIRVSEIARYVHQYSPLYPIKAVQFYHWSGDVICSDPMSQWARKVMREVDRRTTTTTVPEDSRKPTTTEPERRTPTTTVPERRKPTTEPEPHLTKSLLDCTALPDPQAMTQRPSSTIPTLTEQHKHSGGTKMVKTQKENGGTSETTTEAPGEKNKTAAEQFCVLSVVTERGGLGVSGPVGSETSPLLRPLISSVVATVYSVQQGKMKQLFYLYKCLFVFVLQWMSGVSAGMDRPASCCLKTTNKKIRVSEIAKYVKQEVQPCPIKAVRFYTWSGDVICSDPMSQWARKVMREVDRRKPTTTVPETTPTSTQQPTTPPGPITLPGSTETWITLGLTTTNWRTFVTSPSIPVTRKNTEGFGMTTDRPSTTDRSTTYTKYPTITSKEATSIATKTLRTTRRTSPSPQDPSTLTSVVSEPSDITNVKPTSLTTKETPGKTTELLPRTLTKGAVKRTSTMDTSVRTSTMDTSVRTSTMDTSVRTSTMDTSVRTSTMDTRVRTSMVSQKVEPHRTAVSSHTTAPSLKTKEPLPTSGPPAQETFTTIKLRSTRITTTPRKPMKKPTQTSKVTRLPWLHRRRIKKRKMGLRRVQKRGH from the exons ATGCAGCCGTGTCTTGTTCCTGGGCTGTTATTTGCTGTTCACTGGGTAACCGGTGCAGTAGTAG GGCAGGGGTCTTCTTCAGGGATGAACCGTCCAGTAGAGTGCTGCCTGAAGACATCAGACAAAAAGATTCGGGTGTCTGAAATCGCCCGATATGTACATCAGTATTCACCACTGTATCCCATCAAAGCTGTACA GTTTTATCACTGGAGTGGTGATGTAATATGTTCTGACCCAATGAGTCAGTGGGCCAGAAAGGTCATGAGGGAGGTGGACAGGAGAACAACCACCACCACAGTACCAGAGGACAGTAGAAAACCCACCACGACAGAACCAGAGAGAagaacacccaccaccacagtaCCAGAGAGAAGAAAACCCACCACAGAACCAGAACCTCATCTGACCAAGAGCCTCCTGG ATTGCACAGCTCTGCCAGACCCACAGGCTATGACACAGAGACCATCCTCCACAATCCCCACTTTAACTGAGCAACATAAACACAGTGGGGGCACAAAAATGGTCAAAACGCAAAAAGAAAATGGTGGAACCTCAGAAACAACAACAGAAGCACCTGGAGAAAAGAATAAAACAGCAGCAGAACAGTTTTGTGTCCTGTCTGTG GttacagagaggggagggttagGGGTTTCTGGGCCTGTGGGCTCAGAGACCTCCCCTCTGCTAAGACCCTTGATCAGTAGTGTCGTGGCCACAGTCTACAGTGTGCAACAGGGCAAGATGAAGCAGCTCTTCTATCTATACAAatgcttgtttgtgtttgtcctgCAGTGGATGTCAGGGGTGTCAGCAG GGATGGACCGTCCAGCATCGTGCTGCCTGAagacaacaaacaaaaagattCGGGTGTCTGAAATCGCCAAATATGTAAAACAGGAGGTACAACCGTGTCCCATCAAAGCTGTAAG GTTTTATACCTGGAGTGGTGATGTAATATGTTCTGACCCAATGAGTCAGTGGGCCAGAAAGGTCATGAGGGAGGTGGACAGGAGAAAACCCACCACCACAGTACCAGAAacaacacccacctccacacaacAACCCACCACTCCACCAGGGCCCATCACTCTACCTGGGTCTACAGAGACATGGATCACTCTGGGCTTAACAACTACAAACTGGAGAACATTTGTGACAAGTCCATCTATACCAGTGACACGTAAAAATACGGAGGGATTTGGTATGACCACCGATAGACCATCAACTACAGATAGATCAACAACATACACAAAATATCCAACAATAACATCAAAGGAAGCAACCAGCATAGCAACAAAAACTCTGAGAACCACAAGGAGGACATCTCCATCTCCTCAGGATCCAAGCACCTTGACTTCAGTGGTCAGTGAGCCTTCAGATATAACAAACGTCAAACCCACATCATTAACAACGAAGGAGACACCTGGAAAAACCACTGAGCTGCTGCCGAGGACACTCACAAAAGGGGCCGTTAAAAGGACGTCTACCATGGACACAAGTGTGAGGACGTCTACCATGGACACAAGTGTGAGGACATCTACCATGGACACAAGTGTGAGGACGTCTACCATGGACACAAGTGTGAGGACGTCTACCATGGACACACGTGTGAGGACGTCTATGGTGTCCCAAAAAGTTGAACCCCACAGAACCGCCGTGAGCAGTCACACCACTGCACCGTCACTGAAAACGAAGGAACCATTACCGACTTCAGGCCCGCCAGCTCAAGAGACGTTCACGACAATTAAGCTGCGTTCAACACGTATCACAACCACGCCTCGCAAACCAATGAAAAAACCCACCCAGACCTCCAAGGTAACACGACTGCCATGGCTACACAGGAGACGgataaagaaaagaaagatgGGGTTGAGGCGGGTACAGAAGAGAGGCCATTAA